The following are encoded together in the Buteo buteo chromosome 24, bButBut1.hap1.1, whole genome shotgun sequence genome:
- the LOC142044520 gene encoding rho GTPase-activating protein gacW-like translates to MRTGPPSSSSGPAAPASPLSVEDIQRLEPGESDGGPGREAVGALPPAAPQGVPRSCGDGGLGSSPPARSSLWGSALATAVGRQLLGQATVLLPLLQELLAVLRREGPSTEGIFRKAASGTELRELREALDRDADVDLGNQPALLLAAVLKVSASDLRLEELLAGLETSKAHPEPLALQDFLRSIPDKLLVTHLYEDWMAAMERTSKEEKVSELKAVAEKLPAANLFLLKRLLSLLQHIGRNAATSRMSCSNLAICLGPNLLSPPDEDLLPLQAMLEVTEKVRCVGKPAAALPAYPSLAAQRSLAASSLEQMPVGWLPAKAAPQPQPSVQRQGSGVGKAAWDNFRQLG, encoded by the exons ATGAGGACAGGACCTCCATCCTCCTCGTCTGGCCCAGCGGCTCCTGCATCGCCACTTTCGG tggaggacattcagcgccTTGAGCCTGGAGAGTCTGATGGAGGGCCAGGCCGAG AGGCGGTGGGAgccctccctccggctgctccacagggcgtccccaggagctgcggggATGGTggcttgggctcttcacccccagcaaggagctcgctctggggcagtgctctggccaccgctgtcggaaggcagctcctcggccaagcaactgtcctcctgcctctcctgcaggagctgctggctgtcctgcgccGGGAAGGACCGTCGACGGAGGGGATATTCCGCAAAGCTGCCAGCGGGACGGAACttcgggagctgcgggaggccctggaccGCGACGCCGATGTCGACCTGGGCAACCAGCCTGCACTCCTGCTGGCCGccgtcttgaaggtgagcgcttctgacctgcggctggaggagctcctggccggcctggaaacttcaaaggctcacccagagcccttggcattgcaggacttcctccgaagcatccccgacaagctgctggtgacccacctctacgaggactggatggcagccatggagaggaccagcaaggaggagaaggtctccgagctgaaagc ggtggccgagaagttgcctgcagccaacctcttcctcctcaagcggctgctgtccctcctccagcacatcggccgcaacgcagccaccagcaggatgagctgcagcaacctggccatctgccttgggccaaacctgctgagcccacccgacgaggacctgctcccgctccaggccatgctggaggtgaccgagaaggtgcgctgtgttggcaagccggctgcagccttgccggcctatccgagcttggctgctcagaggtccctggctgcctcctcccttgagcaaatgccggtggggtggctgcctgcaaaggcagccccgcagccacagccatctgtgcagaggcaagggtcgggagtgggaaaggctgcttgggacaacttcaggcagctgggttga